In a genomic window of Sulfuriferula nivalis:
- a CDS encoding helix-turn-helix transcriptional regulator, giving the protein MKTTINTLPETGFMRLTQIIGNSKTNTPAIIPVCKSTWWAGVKSGRYPKPVKLGERCTAWRVEDIRNLIAGA; this is encoded by the coding sequence ATGAAAACAACAATTAACACACTACCAGAAACAGGCTTTATGCGCCTAACCCAAATTATCGGGAACAGCAAAACCAATACCCCCGCAATTATTCCAGTCTGTAAATCTACATGGTGGGCTGGCGTTAAATCAGGACGCTACCCCAAGCCTGTTAAATTGGGCGAACGCTGTACCGCATGGCGTGTTGAAGATATACGCAATCTCATAGCGGGGGCTTAA
- a CDS encoding helix-turn-helix domain-containing protein has protein sequence MAKIPPRRNDEARRQPGDEGKKSKLNPNDTSTENQRAIILAALQIAPRTTVELRHDFGIMQPAPRIHELINRFNYRIDSVRLTAVTPDGIKHPRVALYVLQPGGAV, from the coding sequence ATGGCAAAGATCCCACCACGCAGAAACGACGAAGCCAGGCGGCAACCTGGCGACGAAGGGAAAAAGAGCAAACTCAATCCAAATGATACCAGCACAGAGAATCAGCGTGCAATTATCCTTGCAGCTCTACAGATAGCACCACGAACTACTGTAGAGCTTCGGCATGACTTCGGAATCATGCAACCAGCGCCACGCATACATGAGCTTATCAATCGCTTTAATTATCGGATTGACAGTGTGCGGTTGACTGCTGTTACCCCTGACGGCATAAAGCACCCGCGAGTGGCTTTGTATGTATTGCAGCCTGGAGGTGCTGTATGA
- the queA gene encoding tRNA preQ1(34) S-adenosylmethionine ribosyltransferase-isomerase QueA, which translates to MRTEDFNFDLPDDLIAQFPPAVRTASRLLRIEGNKLTDKSFTDLPEYLRAGDVLVFNDTRVIKARLYGQKASGGQVELLIERVIDEHEALAFIRASHAPKAGSQIIIGNMAPLTIITREHDLYRVRFDASATVLEVLEQYGALPLPPYITRAADGADDARYQTVYAQHLGAVAAPTAGLHFDQAMLEKLDAMGVVRAHVTLHVGAGTFQPVRVDNIADHVMHSERYTIPQATVDAIQHAQLHGHRIISVGTTSLRALESAAQSGQLVAGENETSIFITPGYQFKVVEHLLTNFHLPKSTLLMLVSAFGGYEAMRHAYAHAVEQHYRFFSYGDTMLISRSDLTQ; encoded by the coding sequence ATGCGTACCGAAGATTTTAACTTTGATTTACCCGATGATTTGATTGCGCAGTTTCCACCCGCAGTGCGTACTGCCAGCCGCTTATTACGCATAGAAGGCAACAAGTTGACGGACAAATCATTCACCGACTTGCCCGAGTATTTACGCGCTGGTGATGTACTGGTATTCAATGACACCCGCGTCATCAAGGCGCGTTTATACGGGCAAAAAGCCAGCGGTGGTCAGGTAGAGCTATTGATCGAACGTGTTATAGACGAGCACGAAGCGCTGGCATTTATCCGTGCCAGCCATGCACCCAAAGCGGGTTCGCAAATTATTATTGGTAATATGGCACCGCTCACCATTATAACCCGCGAACATGACTTATACCGCGTGCGCTTTGACGCCTCCGCTACCGTGCTCGAAGTGCTGGAGCAATACGGCGCGCTGCCGTTACCTCCCTATATCACCCGCGCTGCGGATGGCGCTGATGATGCCCGTTATCAAACGGTGTACGCGCAACATCTGGGCGCTGTCGCCGCGCCCACGGCAGGGCTGCATTTTGATCAGGCCATGCTGGAAAAGCTGGATGCCATGGGTGTGGTGCGTGCGCATGTCACCCTGCACGTAGGCGCAGGGACATTCCAGCCTGTGCGCGTCGACAATATTGCAGATCATGTCATGCACAGCGAACGCTACACTATCCCGCAGGCGACTGTCGATGCAATACAACATGCACAGTTACATGGCCATCGCATCATTTCTGTAGGCACAACCAGCTTACGCGCACTGGAGTCCGCCGCGCAATCAGGACAGTTAGTCGCAGGCGAAAACGAAACCAGCATATTTATCACACCTGGCTATCAATTCAAGGTGGTTGAGCACTTACTAACGAATTTCCACCTGCCGAAATCCACATTACTCATGCTAGTATCTGCGTTTGGCGGTTATGAAGCCATGCGTCACGCATACGCTCATGCAGTTGAACAACACTATCGGTTTTTCAGTTATGGCGACACCATGCTGATTAGCCGCTCAGATTTAACCCAATAA
- the ubiG gene encoding bifunctional 2-polyprenyl-6-hydroxyphenol methylase/3-demethylubiquinol 3-O-methyltransferase UbiG, whose amino-acid sequence MSNADQLEIDKFSALAHKWWDTNSEFKPLHEINPLRLDYIDDHAHIDGKTVLDVGCGGGILSESMANRGAQVTGIDLAEKSLKVAKLHLLETGAQVNYQCIAVETLAEQQPASFDVVTCMEMLEHVPDPASIIRACATLVKPGGWVFFSTLNRNPKSYLYAIVGAEYVLNMLPRGTHDYAKFIKPSELSRHARDAGLAINDIIGMTYNPVTKIYKLEADTDVNYMIACQRHG is encoded by the coding sequence ATGAGTAATGCAGACCAGCTAGAAATCGACAAATTCAGTGCGCTTGCGCATAAATGGTGGGATACCAATAGCGAATTCAAGCCACTGCATGAAATTAACCCGCTACGTCTGGATTACATCGATGACCATGCCCACATCGACGGCAAAACCGTGCTCGATGTTGGTTGTGGTGGTGGCATCTTGTCTGAATCCATGGCTAACCGTGGTGCACAAGTCACAGGCATAGACCTTGCGGAAAAATCACTCAAAGTAGCCAAACTGCATTTGCTGGAAACAGGCGCGCAGGTCAATTACCAGTGCATCGCCGTAGAGACATTAGCAGAACAACAGCCAGCCAGCTTTGATGTTGTCACCTGCATGGAAATGCTGGAACATGTTCCGGACCCTGCATCCATCATCCGTGCTTGTGCAACACTGGTAAAACCGGGGGGCTGGGTGTTTTTCTCCACATTAAACCGCAATCCTAAATCCTATTTATACGCTATCGTCGGTGCAGAATACGTGCTTAACATGCTCCCACGTGGCACCCATGATTATGCAAAATTCATCAAGCCTTCCGAATTGTCACGTCATGCTCGTGACGCTGGGCTGGCTATCAACGACATCATCGGCATGACTTACAATCCGGTTACCAAGATTTACAAACTCGAAGCCGATACCGACGTCAACTACATGATTGCCTGCCAACGCCATGGTTGA
- the tgt gene encoding tRNA guanosine(34) transglycosylase Tgt, with amino-acid sequence MQFQLHQTDGLARRGTVTLAHGKVETPAFMPVGTYGTVKAMSPDELKEINAHIVLGNTFHLWLRPGLEAIEAHGGLHQFMHWDRPILTDSGGFQVFSLGALRKITEQGVKFSSPINGDKMFLTPEESMHIQKVLNSDIVMIFDECTPYPAEHDAAAYSMRLSLRWAERSKTAHAGNPNALFGIVQGGMYEDLRDESVRELGQMEFDGYAIGGLSVGEPKPDMRRILAHTAPQLPANKPRYLMGVGTPEDIVASVQNGVDMFDCVLPTRNARHGILFTQFGDMRIKNSRFRTDIRPVDETCSCYCCQNFSRAYLNHLIRCGEILGARLATIHNLHYYQQLMAGLRTAIENQQLDDFVAKFHEQRALSC; translated from the coding sequence ATGCAATTTCAACTTCATCAAACTGACGGACTCGCCCGACGCGGCACCGTCACACTGGCGCACGGCAAAGTCGAAACGCCTGCGTTTATGCCTGTGGGCACGTATGGCACAGTCAAGGCCATGTCGCCTGACGAGCTCAAAGAAATCAACGCCCACATCGTACTCGGCAACACCTTCCACCTCTGGCTGCGTCCCGGACTGGAAGCCATCGAAGCGCATGGTGGCCTGCATCAGTTCATGCACTGGGATCGGCCTATACTCACGGACTCAGGTGGTTTTCAAGTATTCAGCTTGGGCGCGCTACGTAAAATCACCGAGCAAGGGGTGAAATTTTCATCCCCTATCAACGGTGACAAAATGTTCCTCACCCCAGAAGAATCCATGCACATCCAGAAAGTGCTGAATTCCGACATCGTCATGATATTCGACGAATGTACGCCCTACCCTGCTGAACACGATGCGGCGGCTTATTCCATGCGCTTATCATTGCGCTGGGCGGAACGTTCCAAAACCGCACATGCAGGCAATCCCAATGCGTTATTTGGTATCGTTCAGGGCGGCATGTATGAAGACCTGCGTGATGAGTCTGTACGTGAATTAGGACAAATGGAATTTGATGGCTATGCCATTGGTGGCTTAAGCGTAGGCGAACCTAAGCCTGACATGCGCCGTATACTTGCGCACACCGCCCCGCAACTGCCTGCCAATAAGCCGCGTTACCTCATGGGCGTTGGCACACCTGAAGATATTGTCGCTTCAGTGCAAAATGGCGTGGACATGTTTGATTGTGTACTCCCCACGCGTAACGCGCGCCACGGCATACTATTTACCCAGTTTGGCGACATGCGCATTAAAAATTCACGCTTCCGCACCGACATCAGACCTGTAGATGAAACTTGCAGCTGTTATTGTTGCCAAAATTTCAGTCGTGCTTATCTTAATCATTTGATTCGTTGCGGCGAAATACTAGGCGCACGCTTAGCCACCATCCACAATCTGCATTACTATCAGCAGCTCATGGCAGGCTTGCGTACAGCGATAGAAAACCAGCAACTCGATGATTTCGTCGCCAAGTTTCATGAGCAGCGTGCGCTATCATGCTAA
- the secF gene encoding protein translocase subunit SecF codes for MEFFRIKQDIPFMRYGKITTAISMLTFLFAIWALAYKHLNLGVDFTGGTVIEVAYQQDANIEKIRSTLAQTGFTEASVQTFGTTKDVTIRLQLHKDSTSAKTSDIVMTALKAQDANVVLKRVDFVGPQVGKELYDNGALALLVVALGILAYLAIRFEWRFALAAIIANIHDVVIILGCFAFFQWEFSLTVLAGVLAVLGYSVNESVVVFDRIRENLRKMRKATIPDIIDNAITTTMSRTIITHGMTQMMVLSMLFFGGEALHNFALALTIGIMFGIYSSVLVASPLLLMFGVKREHFIKETKPTEGVTADGAQV; via the coding sequence ATGGAATTTTTTCGGATTAAACAAGACATCCCCTTCATGCGTTATGGCAAGATCACTACTGCCATTTCCATGCTCACTTTTTTATTCGCAATCTGGGCATTGGCGTATAAACACCTGAATCTGGGTGTCGATTTCACCGGTGGTACAGTCATCGAAGTCGCTTATCAACAAGATGCGAATATTGAAAAAATCCGCTCAACATTGGCGCAAACTGGCTTCACCGAAGCCAGTGTTCAAACTTTCGGCACAACCAAAGACGTAACCATACGCCTGCAATTGCATAAAGACAGCACCAGCGCCAAAACCAGTGACATCGTCATGACTGCGCTCAAGGCTCAGGATGCGAACGTGGTCCTCAAGCGAGTTGATTTCGTCGGCCCACAAGTAGGTAAAGAGCTTTATGACAATGGTGCTCTGGCGCTGTTAGTTGTTGCATTAGGCATTCTGGCTTATCTGGCAATACGTTTTGAATGGCGCTTTGCGCTGGCTGCGATTATTGCAAACATCCATGACGTGGTCATTATTCTTGGCTGCTTTGCTTTTTTCCAGTGGGAATTCAGCCTCACCGTCTTAGCTGGTGTACTTGCTGTGCTCGGTTACTCGGTCAACGAATCTGTCGTCGTATTCGATCGTATCCGTGAAAACCTGCGCAAAATGCGTAAAGCTACTATCCCCGACATTATTGATAACGCGATCACCACCACCATGAGCCGCACCATCATTACCCACGGCATGACACAAATGATGGTACTGTCCATGCTGTTTTTTGGTGGCGAAGCATTGCACAACTTTGCACTCGCGCTCACCATCGGTATTATGTTCGGTATCTACTCATCAGTGCTTGTTGCCTCACCACTGTTGTTAATGTTTGGTGTAAAACGCGAACACTTCATTAAAGAAACCAAGCCTACTGAAGGCGTGACTGCCGACGGCGCGCAAGTCTAA
- the hflX gene encoding GTPase HflX: MQKETQEKPMRAVVAAVQLPSVTDLEFDASLTELRELAKTLGYEVVQTFIQKRTNFDTTAYLGIGKREEIQQYINYDAESAETEADLIAAVLVDHEISPSQARNLEKDVGCAVMDRTMVILEIFHRNARSPAARAQVEIARLGYMAPRLREMAKLAGPQGRQRSGTGGRGAGESHTELDRRKIRDRIAELQMEIIAMEADRKIQRSRRQERRSQASVALVGYTNAGKSTLMRALTGSEVLVANKLFATLDTTVRVLQPESVPRVLVSDTVGFIKNLPHGLVASFKSTLDEALDASLLLHVIDASDPGFERQLEVTNDVLEEISAQDVPRIRVFNKIDHVGDAEAQAECEAALKAKYPSCIVMSARRPDDVTRLHQAIMTFFQQDLIEDDLFLPWSTQQLRSEIYESCKVLEERADADGAYFRVRGDAEVLKNLHEKFDQVQ; the protein is encoded by the coding sequence ATGCAAAAAGAAACCCAAGAAAAACCCATGCGTGCAGTCGTAGCTGCCGTACAACTACCCAGCGTGACCGATCTGGAATTTGACGCGTCACTCACCGAGCTACGCGAGCTGGCAAAAACGCTGGGCTACGAAGTCGTACAGACATTCATACAAAAACGCACCAATTTCGACACCACAGCCTACTTAGGTATCGGCAAGCGCGAAGAAATTCAACAGTACATCAATTACGATGCTGAATCTGCCGAGACTGAAGCAGACCTCATTGCAGCTGTTTTAGTCGATCACGAAATATCTCCATCACAAGCCCGCAATCTGGAAAAAGATGTAGGCTGTGCCGTGATGGATCGCACCATGGTTATCCTGGAAATTTTCCATCGCAATGCCCGCTCACCTGCGGCACGCGCACAGGTGGAAATCGCACGCCTGGGTTACATGGCTCCCCGACTGCGCGAAATGGCCAAGCTTGCAGGTCCACAAGGCCGGCAACGTAGCGGCACGGGCGGCCGTGGTGCTGGTGAATCCCATACAGAGCTGGACAGACGCAAAATACGTGACCGTATTGCTGAATTGCAGATGGAAATCATCGCAATGGAAGCTGATCGCAAAATCCAGCGCTCACGCCGACAAGAACGCCGCAGCCAGGCTTCCGTTGCGCTCGTCGGCTACACCAACGCCGGTAAGTCCACATTGATGCGCGCACTCACCGGTAGCGAAGTACTGGTTGCCAATAAACTTTTTGCTACGCTGGACACCACCGTGCGGGTGCTTCAACCCGAAAGCGTACCGCGCGTGCTCGTCAGCGACACCGTTGGATTTATCAAAAACCTGCCTCACGGACTGGTCGCATCATTCAAATCCACACTGGACGAAGCGCTTGATGCCTCATTATTACTGCACGTCATCGACGCCAGCGACCCCGGATTTGAGCGCCAGCTCGAAGTCACCAACGATGTACTGGAAGAAATCAGCGCACAGGACGTCCCACGCATCCGCGTCTTTAACAAGATAGACCACGTCGGTGATGCCGAAGCACAAGCTGAATGTGAAGCTGCTCTCAAGGCAAAATACCCATCCTGCATCGTCATGAGCGCACGTCGTCCCGACGATGTCACCAGACTGCATCAGGCGATCATGACGTTCTTCCAGCAAGATCTCATTGAAGATGACTTATTCTTGCCCTGGTCAACGCAGCAACTACGTAGTGAAATTTACGAAAGCTGCAAAGTACTGGAGGAACGTGCGGATGCTGACGGCGCTTACTTCCGCGTCAGAGGTGATGCTGAAGTCCTGAAAAACCTGCACGAGAAATTTGATCAGGTGCAATAG
- a CDS encoding helix-turn-helix transcriptional regulator → MPLQIQETPKQLIKRKKVESLTSLSRSSIYRLMAEDSFPRPVRLGSKSVSWVLADVEEWINTHIAASKGVQP, encoded by the coding sequence ATGCCGTTACAAATTCAAGAAACACCAAAGCAACTAATCAAACGTAAAAAAGTTGAATCACTAACCTCATTAAGCAGATCGAGCATTTACCGCCTGATGGCCGAGGATAGCTTCCCCCGCCCAGTCCGTCTTGGCAGCAAGTCGGTTTCGTGGGTACTAGCAGACGTTGAGGAATGGATTAACACCCATATTGCAGCAAGCAAGGGGGTGCAGCCATGA
- the secD gene encoding protein translocase subunit SecD gives MNRFPLWKYLLIGAALLISTIYTLPNFYGEVPAVQVSPTRSVIKADITMQQQVEDELKAAHIPYTLAFIDGDSIKVKFSNTDIQLKAEDVLQARFRDGYSVALNLISASPDWLTAIGAKPMNLGLDLRGGVHFLLQVDMPAALDKAAERYTGDIRSQLRDQKIHYSSINRDHQTVIVHFSDAATRALASDYIDKNFSDLVMTEADANNDYTIVASLRAEVQKRTQDNAIQQNITTLRNRINELGVAEPVIQQQGEDRVVVQLPGVQDTAKAKEILGRTATLEVRLVDESHDIAAAVQGQVPFDDELYTERGGLPILVKKTVSLTGDYITDASPSFDQQSGQSAVHIDLDSRGARIFRDVTRENVGKRMAILLIEKGKTEVITAPVIREEIGGGRVQITGMESTQEATDVALLLRAGALAAPMNIVEERTVGPSMGADNIAKGFHSNLWGFVAVVIFMMFYYRYFGVFSSLALTANGLFLVALLSMMHATLTLPGLAGIALTLGMAIDANVLINERIREELRNGNSPQAAIHAGYDRAWSTILDSNITTFIAGIALFWLGSGPVRGFAVVLCLGILTSMFSAVTISRALVNLTYGRQARVAKLSI, from the coding sequence ATGAATCGATTCCCGCTCTGGAAATACCTGCTCATAGGCGCAGCCTTACTCATTAGCACTATCTACACCCTGCCTAATTTTTATGGCGAAGTCCCCGCTGTGCAAGTATCCCCGACACGCTCAGTGATTAAAGCCGACATCACCATGCAGCAGCAGGTTGAGGATGAACTCAAAGCAGCTCACATTCCTTATACACTCGCATTTATCGATGGCGACAGCATCAAAGTCAAATTCAGCAATACCGATATTCAGCTCAAAGCCGAAGATGTATTGCAAGCACGTTTCCGTGATGGCTACAGCGTTGCGCTTAACCTTATTTCCGCCTCACCAGACTGGCTTACTGCCATCGGCGCCAAACCTATGAATCTGGGTCTGGATTTGCGTGGCGGTGTACACTTCCTGTTGCAGGTTGATATGCCAGCTGCACTGGACAAAGCCGCAGAGCGCTATACCGGCGATATCCGCAGCCAACTGCGTGATCAAAAAATACACTACTCATCAATTAATCGTGATCATCAAACAGTAATCGTCCATTTCAGCGATGCAGCGACTCGCGCTTTGGCAAGTGATTACATCGATAAAAATTTCTCGGATTTAGTCATGACCGAGGCTGATGCCAACAACGACTACACCATCGTTGCCAGCTTGCGTGCAGAAGTGCAGAAACGTACGCAGGATAATGCAATTCAGCAAAACATCACCACACTGCGCAACCGTATCAATGAGCTCGGTGTAGCTGAACCTGTAATCCAACAACAAGGTGAAGATCGTGTAGTAGTACAACTTCCGGGTGTGCAAGATACGGCTAAAGCCAAGGAAATTTTAGGTCGTACTGCAACGCTGGAAGTACGTCTGGTCGATGAATCTCACGACATTGCTGCTGCCGTGCAGGGACAAGTACCGTTTGATGACGAACTGTACACCGAGCGTGGTGGTTTACCTATTCTGGTGAAGAAAACTGTTTCGCTCACCGGTGATTACATCACGGATGCTTCACCCAGCTTTGACCAGCAATCAGGTCAATCTGCTGTCCATATTGACCTCGACTCACGCGGTGCACGTATATTCCGTGACGTCACCCGTGAAAACGTAGGTAAACGCATGGCGATCTTGCTGATAGAAAAAGGCAAAACTGAAGTCATTACGGCACCTGTTATCCGCGAAGAAATTGGCGGTGGTCGTGTACAAATTACAGGTATGGAATCCACTCAGGAAGCAACCGACGTAGCACTGCTGTTACGTGCAGGTGCATTGGCAGCCCCAATGAACATTGTTGAAGAACGCACCGTAGGCCCAAGCATGGGTGCTGACAACATTGCCAAAGGCTTCCATTCCAACTTGTGGGGTTTTGTTGCTGTTGTCATTTTCATGATGTTCTACTACCGTTACTTCGGCGTTTTCTCAAGCTTGGCACTCACCGCCAACGGTCTGTTTCTGGTGGCCTTGCTCTCCATGATGCATGCAACCTTGACCTTACCAGGCCTGGCAGGTATCGCGCTGACGCTGGGTATGGCGATTGATGCCAACGTACTGATTAACGAGCGTATCCGTGAAGAACTGCGTAATGGAAATTCGCCACAGGCCGCTATCCACGCCGGTTACGACCGCGCATGGAGCACGATACTTGACTCCAACATCACCACCTTTATCGCAGGTATCGCTTTATTCTGGCTGGGTTCTGGTCCTGTGCGCGGCTTTGCTGTTGTATTGTGCCTGGGCATCTTAACCTCGATGTTTAGCGCGGTGACTATCTCCCGCGCCTTGGTCAATCTCACATATGGTCGCCAGGCTCGCGTAGCTAAGCTGTCTATTTAA
- a CDS encoding HAD family hydrolase, with protein sequence MVDAVLFDLDGTLVDTAPDLALALNQQRQMHGLPEMPFELIRPYASHGSAGLLQIGFAITPDHPAFEELRREYLQIFEDNGNPYSALFEGMLELLDELETRAIPWGIVTNKPARFTDPLLEQLGLNYRAASVISGDTCAHTKPHPEPILTACREMHVLPSTSVYIGDAERDIAAAHACGMPAILAEYGYIGPHDAPQEWQADAYIKYPTALLDFLGY encoded by the coding sequence ATGGTTGATGCAGTTCTATTCGACCTTGATGGTACACTCGTCGATACAGCGCCCGATTTAGCGCTGGCACTTAATCAACAACGGCAGATGCATGGTTTGCCTGAAATGCCATTTGAACTCATCCGCCCCTACGCCTCACACGGCAGTGCCGGGCTGCTGCAAATTGGCTTCGCCATTACCCCAGACCACCCCGCATTTGAAGAACTGCGGCGTGAATACCTGCAAATCTTTGAAGATAATGGCAACCCCTACAGCGCACTCTTTGAAGGCATGCTTGAACTGCTTGATGAACTTGAAACTCGTGCTATACCGTGGGGTATCGTCACCAACAAACCCGCACGGTTCACCGATCCATTGTTAGAACAACTAGGTCTCAACTACCGCGCTGCCAGTGTCATCAGTGGCGACACTTGCGCCCACACCAAACCGCACCCGGAACCCATACTCACGGCTTGCCGCGAGATGCATGTACTGCCCAGCACCAGCGTCTACATCGGTGACGCCGAGCGTGACATCGCTGCCGCTCACGCCTGCGGTATGCCAGCAATACTCGCCGAATACGGCTACATCGGCCCGCACGACGCACCACAAGAATGGCAAGCCGATGCCTACATCAAATATCCCACCGCCCTACTTGATTTCCTCGGTTACTGA
- the yajC gene encoding preprotein translocase subunit YajC, whose product MFISNAYAAATGTSSPTEALMSFLPLIVIFVLFWFMIIRPQMKRAKDQGKMLEALQKGDEVITSGGQVGRIVKVSEQFVSLEIADNVVTNVQKSTITTMLPKGTIKSI is encoded by the coding sequence ATGTTTATCAGCAACGCCTATGCCGCAGCAACAGGTACATCTAGCCCTACCGAAGCCCTGATGAGCTTTTTACCGCTAATCGTTATTTTCGTTTTATTCTGGTTCATGATTATTCGTCCGCAAATGAAACGCGCGAAGGATCAGGGAAAAATGCTGGAAGCGCTGCAAAAAGGTGATGAAGTCATCACCTCGGGTGGACAAGTAGGCCGCATCGTTAAAGTCAGCGAACAGTTTGTCAGCCTGGAAATCGCCGACAACGTGGTTACCAATGTGCAAAAAAGCACCATCACCACCATGTTGCCTAAAGGCACAATCAAATCCATCTAA
- a CDS encoding tyrosine-type recombinase/integrase, which produces MPLTDTSVKNAKPKAKQYKLFDERGLFLIVTPNGGKWWRFRYKLDDKEKLLSLGVYPDVGLKAARKLRDDARELLAQDIDPSINRKVQKSAKQERAANSFEVIAREWCAKNVHTWAASTGDKTIRRFERDIFPFIGGRPIADITSMELLVTMQRIEKRGAVETAHRALANCGQVFRHAIATGRATYDPVPPLRGALTPAIEGHFPAVTEPKQVAELLRTLDGYTGTFIVKCALSLAPLVFVRPSELRKALWADIDLDNAEWRYHVTKTKSDHIVPLATQAVTTLRELHALTGQGAYVFPSARGNARPMSDNAILGAMRRMGIPKDEMTGHGFRAMARTILDEVLGVRPDLIEHQLAHAVRDPLGRAYNRTSHLPERRKMMQQWADYLDKLKAGAEVIPLHSNLA; this is translated from the coding sequence ATGCCACTAACCGACACCAGCGTTAAGAACGCCAAGCCTAAAGCCAAGCAATACAAGCTATTTGATGAACGCGGCTTATTTTTGATTGTTACCCCAAACGGGGGTAAGTGGTGGCGGTTTCGCTATAAACTCGATGACAAAGAAAAGCTATTATCCCTAGGGGTATATCCTGACGTGGGTTTGAAAGCCGCTAGAAAGCTACGTGATGATGCACGTGAGCTATTAGCGCAGGACATAGACCCAAGCATTAATCGCAAAGTACAAAAATCCGCCAAACAAGAAAGAGCCGCCAACAGCTTTGAAGTGATAGCGCGTGAGTGGTGCGCAAAGAACGTACATACATGGGCGGCAAGCACTGGCGACAAAACCATACGCAGATTTGAGCGCGATATATTCCCATTCATAGGCGGGCGACCCATTGCGGATATAACCTCAATGGAATTACTCGTAACCATGCAACGCATCGAGAAGCGCGGCGCAGTTGAGACAGCACACAGAGCATTAGCTAATTGTGGGCAGGTTTTCCGCCATGCAATCGCAACAGGACGGGCAACCTATGACCCTGTACCCCCTTTACGTGGCGCACTTACCCCTGCTATTGAGGGACACTTTCCAGCCGTAACAGAACCCAAGCAAGTAGCAGAACTATTACGCACGCTAGACGGCTATACAGGCACGTTTATAGTTAAGTGCGCCCTAAGCCTCGCCCCGCTGGTTTTTGTGCGTCCTAGCGAGTTACGCAAAGCCTTATGGGCAGATATTGACCTAGATAATGCTGAATGGCGTTACCACGTCACTAAAACTAAGTCAGATCACATTGTGCCATTAGCTACGCAAGCAGTAACCACATTACGAGAGCTACACGCATTAACTGGACAAGGTGCGTATGTGTTCCCTAGCGCAAGGGGTAACGCCCGCCCTATGAGTGATAACGCTATCCTTGGAGCGATGCGGCGCATGGGCATACCCAAAGATGAAATGACTGGGCACGGTTTTAGAGCAATGGCCAGGACGATATTAGATGAAGTGTTAGGGGTGCGCCCAGACTTGATTGAACACCAACTAGCCCACGCAGTACGCGACCCGCTAGGACGCGCCTACAATCGCACGTCACACCTACCAGAGCGCAGAAAGATGATGCAACAATGGGCGGACTATCTGGACAAGTTGAAAGCGGGTGCAGAAGTGATACCACTACATAGCAACCTAGCTTAA